A genome region from Planctomycetia bacterium includes the following:
- a CDS encoding PPC domain-containing protein, whose amino-acid sequence MFASLRAYGIRFVATAVVVCCTAPNFVSAANPSLSSIAPNGGKRGGDIEVQVSGRAISDAPELVFYSPGIKVKSIEQIKDKAGVVNDNLVKAVLTLAPDCRLGGHAFRIRTASGLSDMPILFSVGALDVVEEKEPNSEFTTPQEIPLGVTINGSIGNEDVDYFVVNAKKGDRISAEVEGIRLGRAAFDPYLAILDSDRFELARSDDSAMAWYDCTCSVLAPADGKYTVLVRESTFVGGSVYRLHIGKFPRPTAMIPAGGKPGETLDVTLLGDPSGPIKQKYTVPAKPEFLSSTYAKDDKATPFFPKDALGIAPSPLVFRVSNLNNVLEVEPNDEPAKGTTCEAPIAMNGVIEKPRDVDCFQFKGTKGQVLEIRVHARSLRSPLDSVLTVLRLSNGSSLGTNDDSAGPDSYLRVNIPADDVYVVQVKDMLDQGGADFSYRVEVTPVEPSVALTFAEKIQYVDVTMPVAKGNRGALMVNVQRIGWNGDLKLDLQNVPKGMKYETLPLLGNMTNVPVLFTAADDAPVGASTVGMTVSPTDPKAEKVTGFAKQTTMLIRGGNNAPIYTQTIHGLTTAVIEKVPFKIEIMEPKVPLVKNGSMDLKVRVVRAKDFKAPIAIRMLFNPPGVSASSSAQIAEGKDEGILQITAGSNAEIKDWKILVLGTANVVNGPVEVASQFATLKIGQPFFDFAMKPSAGEQGKPVSFVAQITNNVEFTGKAKVQLVGLPAEAVCPEIEIGKDATEAIFNVTTTTKTPPGRHKAIYVNLVVMQNGEPVAHTFGPGEIRVDAPLPPKVTAKPAAAAVVAKPQPAAVVAKPAAPRALSRLETLRLQKNQDAAAPATGNNK is encoded by the coding sequence ATGTTTGCCTCGCTCCGTGCTTACGGAATCCGTTTCGTTGCGACGGCCGTCGTCGTCTGCTGTACCGCGCCGAACTTCGTTTCGGCTGCGAACCCTTCGCTCAGCTCCATCGCACCGAACGGCGGTAAGCGAGGGGGCGATATCGAAGTGCAAGTGAGCGGCCGGGCGATCTCCGATGCCCCGGAGTTGGTCTTCTATTCGCCCGGCATCAAGGTCAAAAGCATCGAGCAGATTAAAGACAAGGCCGGCGTGGTGAACGACAACCTCGTCAAGGCGGTGTTGACCCTCGCTCCCGATTGCCGCCTCGGCGGTCATGCGTTCCGAATTCGGACGGCGAGCGGCTTGTCGGATATGCCGATCTTGTTCAGCGTCGGCGCTCTCGATGTGGTCGAAGAAAAAGAACCGAACAGCGAATTCACCACGCCGCAGGAAATTCCGCTCGGCGTGACGATCAACGGCTCGATCGGCAACGAAGACGTCGACTACTTCGTCGTCAACGCGAAGAAGGGCGATCGCATCTCGGCCGAAGTGGAAGGGATTCGCCTGGGCCGCGCGGCGTTCGACCCTTATCTCGCCATTCTCGACTCGGATCGTTTCGAGTTGGCTCGCAGCGACGACTCGGCCATGGCGTGGTACGACTGCACCTGTTCGGTCCTTGCTCCGGCCGACGGCAAATACACCGTTCTAGTCCGTGAGAGCACGTTTGTCGGTGGCTCGGTATATCGACTCCACATCGGCAAGTTCCCTCGCCCGACGGCGATGATTCCCGCCGGCGGCAAGCCGGGCGAAACGCTCGACGTCACGCTGCTCGGCGACCCTTCGGGGCCGATCAAGCAAAAGTATACGGTCCCCGCGAAGCCGGAGTTCCTCTCGTCGACCTATGCCAAGGACGACAAGGCGACGCCGTTCTTCCCGAAGGATGCCTTGGGTATCGCTCCTTCGCCGCTGGTGTTTCGGGTCTCGAATTTGAACAACGTGCTGGAAGTCGAACCGAACGACGAGCCTGCCAAGGGGACGACTTGCGAAGCTCCGATCGCGATGAACGGCGTGATCGAGAAGCCGCGCGACGTCGATTGTTTTCAATTTAAGGGAACGAAGGGACAGGTCTTAGAGATTCGCGTGCATGCCCGCAGTCTCCGCTCGCCGCTCGACTCCGTGCTGACCGTGTTGCGGCTATCGAACGGCTCGAGCCTAGGCACGAACGACGACTCAGCCGGACCGGATAGTTACCTGCGGGTGAACATCCCGGCCGACGATGTGTACGTCGTGCAGGTGAAGGACATGCTCGATCAAGGGGGGGCTGACTTCTCATATCGCGTCGAAGTCACGCCGGTCGAACCGAGCGTTGCGCTGACGTTCGCCGAGAAGATTCAATACGTCGACGTGACGATGCCGGTCGCTAAGGGGAATCGCGGTGCGTTGATGGTCAATGTCCAGCGCATCGGTTGGAACGGCGATCTGAAACTGGATTTGCAAAACGTACCGAAGGGAATGAAATACGAAACGCTTCCGCTGCTCGGCAATATGACGAACGTGCCGGTTCTGTTCACGGCCGCCGACGATGCCCCGGTAGGAGCTTCGACGGTCGGCATGACGGTGAGCCCAACCGATCCGAAGGCCGAGAAGGTAACCGGCTTCGCCAAGCAAACGACGATGCTGATTCGGGGCGGCAACAATGCCCCGATCTATACGCAAACGATCCACGGTCTGACGACCGCCGTGATCGAAAAGGTTCCGTTTAAGATCGAGATCATGGAGCCGAAAGTTCCGCTCGTGAAAAACGGTTCGATGGATCTCAAGGTGCGCGTCGTACGTGCGAAAGACTTCAAAGCGCCGATCGCGATTCGAATGCTATTCAATCCGCCGGGCGTGAGTGCTTCGAGTTCGGCGCAGATCGCCGAAGGAAAAGACGAGGGGATCTTGCAAATCACCGCCGGCAGCAATGCCGAAATCAAAGATTGGAAAATTCTCGTGCTCGGCACGGCGAACGTCGTCAACGGGCCGGTGGAAGTCGCTTCGCAATTCGCGACGTTGAAAATCGGCCAACCGTTCTTTGATTTCGCGATGAAGCCGAGTGCCGGCGAGCAAGGGAAGCCGGTCTCGTTCGTCGCTCAGATTACGAACAACGTCGAATTCACGGGCAAGGCGAAAGTGCAACTGGTCGGTCTTCCGGCGGAAGCGGTCTGCCCTGAGATCGAGATCGGGAAGGATGCCACCGAGGCGATCTTCAACGTGACCACGACGACGAAGACCCCGCCGGGTCGGCACAAGGCGATCTATGTGAATTTGGTCGTGATGCAAAAC